Part of the Serinus canaria isolate serCan28SL12 chromosome 1, serCan2020, whole genome shotgun sequence genome is shown below.
GCCTTTTACTTCCCAGCTCgtgcctccagcagcacttctgcactgccagctggCCCACTGCACAACAAATCTGCTGCCGAGGACAGGGACGACCCTGGGGCAAGGTCTGCTGTCAGCTGCCTTGAGTGCTGAACCCCAGTTTCAGTAGTTGGAAGGACTTTATCATCACCTCAAGGGTTCAGCAGCACAATACAGACATACCTGCTACCCCTACCACACAGAAGGGCAGCAATTAGAGCTGCCTGAATGATTTCAATAGATTAAGAAGTTTGTGACTCTTGCTGCCATGACTTCCCCCTCAGCAAACACCCAATGATTTTTATACTTTGCACTGAGGCTACAACACCTGAGAGCTGTTTACTAACCCGTGGGAAATGCAGATGAagcctcagctcagctcctaGAGGAGCCTCCCTCTCTCTCAAAGCTTTTGTTGGCAGCCTCAGTGGGAAAGAGTCACCAAGAGTGTCACATGTTTTCTCAAACCAGGCAGATGATCTCCCCAAATCACTCTGCTGGCCAAAATAAGAAAGTTTGCAAAATAGCTGATCTGTCATgcagaaattacaaaaattgGCTCAAAAGATAGAAGTTACTTGTGGCCGTTGAATTCTCTGTGAATAACTAAGACAGCATTTTAGACAAAGTACCAAAGCCAGGACAGAGTTTGCACTGTCAGCAGCGCTTGGCAGTGTGTCAGTATAACACAAGATGGCTCCACTTCCATCAACAAAGAGCTTAGTGCCACTGCAGAGTCCCTTGCATCCAACTAATCGTGCCCATCGACTGAAACCAGACCTTTCAGGCTGTCCCACCAGTCCACTCAGGGCCAAGGAGCAGAacagtgctgcagcctgcaaCAGGGTGAGCTGAGAAGGTAACACTAGCCTGGGAAAAAATGTGGAAAGGGACGTAACTCCAAGCTGCTTTACAGAACAGCAGCTGTCTTCagcaaaagactgaaaaatgggAGACCACAGCCAGCCTTCAGTAGCTGGAAATATTTAAGGGCAGTATAAATAAGGGCTCTACTTATCCATCTATAGAACATTCTTACCATcctcttttgcatttttcttgcttCCTTCTGGCTTTTCACATTCAAAACATCCCTCAGAATCAATGCAGACATTTTGTGAAAAAGGCTTGGTTTGAAACCAAGGACACACCATAGGAACTAGTGCAGCCTTTGTCTGCACTAGTTCCTATAAAAAAGTTTCACTGGTGTTTTGCTAGTACAGTCCTGCTGCTAAGTATTGATGTTCTCAGCATAGGCTAGTGGGAGAACGCCAGAACAGCTGAGGCAGAAGAGACCAGAAACATCAGCATCAGCCACAACAACAGCAggtggagggagagaggagcgGGAAAGACCAGTAAGTGCGTAGGGAGAATGGAAAACCAGAAGGCTTTAGGAAAAgatgaaaggagaaggaaatgtaAGAGTAGAAAAATTACACACCAACTCTAAACCACCTCAGGAGCAGGAGACTGATTCAGAGCAGGCACTCgccctgggcacaggtggcTCAGTGTAACCTGACAGTCTGAAGGCACTGGAAACACGACTGCAGATGCACACACTTAGTGCACCTATttagaaggaaaacaggaataCTTGTCATTGTGAGCATGTTTGTCTGGCAGGGAATATCCATGCAAGGTGATGCAGTGCATTTTGGGGCCCAGCAGTACATTTTTAGAAAACACTGAACCCCTACAGCTGTCTTGTGTTCAGCTAGATCCTAAATCTTACTTCATACAGAAGGATCTTCTGGAATACAAGGATCATCTCAGTGGTATGGTTTCACTgttcaggaaacaaaacaccaccatTATACACAAAatgttctaaaaaaaaaaaacaaccccaggCTCCCATCTTTTTATGTATTTCACCTGATCCACTGGATTTCACAGCCTTCACTTCCATGGCCTTCCTACTGCTGGTCTTGTTCCCTTCTCACCTGGATGAAGGTGACAGGGAGATGAAATCTGCTCACCAGAATGTTGTCCCCTCCTGCCATGACAGTGAAGGAAACAGCCTGACCAAGCTTCAGTATCATCCAAGGGACAGAGCACTGGGTACCTGGCATAGCACCTGTTCATAGCAAGTAGGTTTTGGAATGGGGTGACCACGGAGAACAAAAGGGcctgccctggaacagctgcagtAATACTTGGAAAATGCCAAAACGCAAAAGATCCCAATAACAAACATGGAGTCATTTGtgaaaaaagcattaaaaaaactgaacaaGACCAGCTCTGTACTATTGATTTTCAGATAAATGTCTGGGTCTGGGAGTGACTGCAAGCACAAAATGAGAAGATTTGGATGGAAAGCTGAATGCTATTTTGGCTCTCCTACGACCTTGCTGGCCATACGTTCTATGAAGATTCTTTATCAGAACTGTAATTTGGTTACCACTACAACAGTTTCAGGCTTACCAGCAGCagcttgctgcagctgctgaggtcAAACATgaatttcttggttttttgaGCTATATGAATAATAATTAAACAAGACTTGCTAAAGAAGCAAACTGTCAAAgtcatttcatttatttcttaataTCACATCTGTACAATTTTCACACATACAGCAGGAAATGCACATTGGTTACACAATGGCATTTGGCTGCATTTCCAAGTATAATACAGTAAGTGCAACTCCACTTAAAATGTACATTTATACAACTTAAACAAATTAGGGATTGCTACACCACTATCTGTGACAGTATAAAGCTTCATTTATGTTATGTCTCATTACTAAACCACTTCCTGGTTAAATACAAAACATATTCGATCATTTAAAAATGGCCTTTGTGGTACCTGGCcagcataaaaaatatttgttgtttaaaatttaaccattaactttttgttttaaaaaataatcctctAAGCCTATTTAAACATTTGCTATTGAACTGTTATACTGACACTTTGTAGCAGGAACCAAATTTTACCctccttttgtttgttcttgCTTATCACCAAAAGAAGTTACTTTTGCAATGTATTGCAGCTTTATTCAGATACAGCCAGGTGATTAAACTATTTATCAATTTTACTCAAAAggtaaataacatttttcattaaagaaaacaaaattacatttcagaGATATTTGTCAAAATTTTAATGGGTAGAGTGCTaccagcactgaaaaaaaaaaaaaagaaaagaaaaagaaaagaaataaagaaaattattaatttatcttttaagAAACACCcaaatattcttttaattttacttctggAATACATTGGTCCACAGACCACATTCTTGTTACAGCTTACCAAATGAAACCCAAAATTTCTTATTGCCGTCCCTGTAACAGGAATGGTTCAGTTTTAAACctcctttaaaaatatacattttacaATCCTTTCACCTCAACAAAGGTGACACTGACAATAAATACActggtttggtgggttttttccttcactaTGAAAAGTCCACAAACTACCTGTTGTATGCCCTTTCTTTTTTAGATTTCTCCAATGCCTTGTCCatagttttctcattttctcctctACATTTGGGGCAGTACCATTTGCCCTTTGGTTTATGGTTGAGTCCCACACAAGAAAAGTGAAACCATTCAATGGGGCACTCATCATTATCACATCCTATCATTTCTCCATAGGAGACTTGGTTGCACAAGCAGTATGTTGGCTCATTAGGGTCAATAGGAAGGTCAGGGGGAGAAGCTTCCCGCTCTGCTTTAGCCTTGGATCGTTTCTTCTTCTTGgatgtttttgctttcttctcctttggtGTTCCTGAGGTGATGTCATCGTGATCATGATTATTTGAGGCATTTTCTCGATTCTCATTATTCCGTTGCCTCCTCGATCTCTTGTTGTTGGGCTTTTCAGCCTGTGCGATTGTCTCATTCTTGGACTTATCCTGGCTGGCTTTCCCACTGTTTCCAGTGGTGTCATTAGTCTCTTGACAAGTCTCAAACAGTTCCACGTGGCTGTCCACTTGCCTTGTTCTGTTCTCAACCAGCTCCACCATCTGACTGACGATTTGGATCTTCTCGTCCCCCAGTTCCTGACTTCGAATCAAGGCTCTCTGTATGCAGTGCAACATCCTTCTCTTCTGCACAGCATCTGTCTCTCGTTTAAATTTTTCATAGTAATCATCCAGGTCCTTCAGAATCTctgcaaagaagaaataaaaactataaatatttttgacagGGAGAATGGCAAAACAAAACCtcccatttttccttccataCAGCAACAACTTCTTGTAACATGCAGCTCCGATCAAAGACAGATGCCCTGAAGCTTGTATCTGTCATGCAGCTCATGACTCCACTGGACTACTTTTGTTCTAGGTGGTCCCACAGGAATGGAATGCAAATGCtgatttaggagaaaaaaagtgaatCGCATCTCAAGGATtttataaaaaacaacaaagtaCAAAGTAGCTAAAGTTTCAAGAATGGCTCTGGAAACCTATTTTTAAGAAGATGTTTTTGAGTTTCATTATGATACCCAAATCAACTACAGCATACAGGACACTCAGCACTCCATATTAAGTCCTCAAAACTACACTGAATGTTTTCCCTGcatctcctttcttctctgaattttccctttctcacaGGTTAGAACAGTCTGTCTTAGAgaagcaaaatatattaaaaaaaaaaaaaaaatctgacctCAATTCATCTAACAGAAACCAGGATCTCTCATACATGCCAATGGCATTACCAAAACTTTTTaaacttacatttttttattatttatttattcataggAACATGTGACACATATGCAAACCAAGGTTATCCTGTGGTTTAGGTTTTGGCTTTCCTCGGCAGAGTTTTTAAACATACACGATTTCCAGTGAAGACATGGAAATATTACGCAAGCTTTATTCAGATTTTAGAGCTGCAGCTTGTGCTTCACATGTTGGTTAAGCTGTCAGCTGGTTCTGCAGTATAACCTATCTGACCAAATCAGTATTCCGATATGTTATTAACCATTTTAAGCAACTGGTGCGTTTTATAACctacaaaaaatcccaaaacaaaacaacaataaaaaaaataccaaaaacgGTATGCCCAAGATGCCACCAAACGATCCTTCAAACATACAGCAGATTCTACATTCAGGAAGGCTGAAAACGCAGTTAATGGTTTTCAGTGGCTGAAATGCAGAAGTTTTATGCTTTAAGCTTTGGCACTTGACTGATATCATCAGTTTAACCCATCTGAATCTGGTGGGTAGGCATCTTCTATGAAGACCGGTCTGTCTGAACAGCACAAAACAATTACCGATGGAAGTTCGGCGTTGGGAAAACTTCGGTTCTAGCACTGCCCGCAGCCATTCCCGGCCGGCGCTGCTGTGCGGGAGGAGCCcgggctgcaggctgggatccCGCAGAGCGCGGCCCGGCACGGGCGTGTTTGGTATGTGAGACACGGAGCGGGAGCTGCCGCAAAGCCGAGGACGCTCAGCACGGCACCGGGAGCGCGCCGCTCGCTCGGTGCTGAGGGAGCCACCGGGGCCGTGCTGCGGCTCGGGGCTGGCCGCAGCTCCTGCCTCGGGAGCCTCAGCTCACGGCGAGTCCGGGAAACCTCGTTCCCGCGCCGTGCTGCAAAGCGGGAGCGGAAAGCTGCGCTCTGAGCCATTGGCGAACGCGCGCTCCCGGCATCACAAACGCCACTCAACCGGAGGGAAGCCATGCCGCCGGAGCTTTACCACCAGCGCAGCTCCGCAGCCTCACGGGGACTGAGATACCGCGGAACGACGGCGAGCGGGACACGGGCGAGGGCCCGGCCTCCTCCCCGCCCCTCTGCGGCGCCCGGGACCGCCCCGGAGATGACGGAGCCGCCATTGTTCTCGGGCAGGAAACCGGGACGTCCCCGCGGAGGTAccgggggcgcgggggggggggggcggggcaGCCCCGCCCACGCCGTCCCGAGCGGACCCTCACGGGGCAACAAACGGGTGATTGACAGGGGGCAGCGGCCAATCACGGAGGGCGGCAGCGAGGTGGTGCCCGCCCCCTCCGGCCAGTCACGAGCGAGGTGCGGCTGGAGCAGCAgcgacccccccccccaccccggacACGTCAGTCACTCTCTGGGCGGCCAAGGTTGCCCCGCCCCCTGATGCGAACCCGGCCAATCAGAGCGCGCCGGCCGAGATATTCAAATCAACCCCACGGAAAAGTTGCTTCTCGAAACGTCACGACGGGGCGGGGGCGCTAGACGGGTCGGCCCGGCCCCGGAGCCAATCCGCGCGGGGAGGCGGGGCACGGCCGGCCCGTGGGGACGCCCCCACCCTATCAGCACCCCCGACGGGCGTGGCCAACCGCGATATGCTAACGAGGTCTATCTATAAAAAGAGCACAGACGCCCCTTCCTAGCACAGCGCGGAGGTGCCCGCTGGACGTGGCTTCGTGGGGTGCGATGCCCGCCctgtccttttcttcccttctcaccCCCGAAAGCCCCCGCGGGCTCCTGAAGAAGTTTCCCCTGGACCCTTTCCTCGGAGCTGACGGGCTCCCATGGAGAGCTGCCCGAGTAGCGGCTGAAGCAACGGCAGGCAGGGCTCGCTGCCCGCCGCCCCTAAGGCCACATGCACGGGGGCgcgggcagggagagggggtCCCCCCTCCCGGCACCCCGGCTGTCACCGCTACCTGCGGCACAGAATAAAGcgctccccctccccctccttccgAGCGGACGCCAGCCACCAAGTGACAAAGCTGCCCCGAGTCCCGCAAAACCGgcctccccttccttccctccgCCCGTGGGGACGGGGTCGGCGTGCCCCGAGcgcggggagggaggggggcgCTTCAGCCCAGCCGTAAACGCGACCGTGTGTGTCGTTCCCCCCCCACTCACACCGCACACGCCGGTCCTGCCCCCTTGGCCCCCCCGCCCAGCGGAGCGGGGCTGTTTCACCGGGTGAAACGAAACCCACCGAGGAGGGAGCGAAGAAAGCACACCCTGCCCCCCACTCTCGCCTAACCCccctctcctcttctccctccctccttccctccctccttcacTAGCTGCCTCTCTCCCCTACTACAGCCATAATGAATACTGTACATTCCTAAATGTTGTGCTGTAATCTCTTCCCCCTCTATCCACCCAGCACTTTCTTCCGTACCCCCAAACCCTTCCACCTCAGCCCCACGGCCAGGGACGGCCCCCCTTTGTGCACCGCACACCCCACTTCCCTGCCCCCGCCTTCTTGGCCAGCAATttacacagaaaagcagagtcCTTGCTTAATAAGAAAAGCCGGGGACCTTTTGTTCCGCCCCATGACAAGAGCTAACGCTGCAGATCAGTCCCTCTCTCTCCTCGGATCTTTCCTCCCggttttcttcctccttttacCTCTCAAAAATAAAGCTACCATCCCTGTGGGGTGCAGAGGGGCAAACGGAGCCGAGGCTCAGctcaaaagaaaaggaaagacacCCTTCCCCCCTGAGCCCCAAACCACACACACGGACACAAACATATACAGAAAACACTTACCTTGATATTTGGCGTCAATTTCCCTCATCAAGGAGACATTTCTCTGCAGATCGAAGGGCATAGACTCGATGGAGTCCAGATAATCCTCCACATAGTTCACTAGGTGAAGCTGGTCTCCGTTTGCAGGACTCAACATTTTCATCcggcaaagaaacaaaaatccttCCCCACGCCTCTCCGTGTGAGAGCAAGTGCGGCTCCCTTCAAAGACGGTAACCCCGATGAAGGTCTCACTCCCTGCCCACCTCTCTCGGTagctccccccaaaaaaaccgAGGGAAGCTACATCTGACTCCTCTTGTgtgaaaaagagggagagagagagacacacacacaccctccGCTAGTCCcctacagccagcagcagctgattgAATGGCTGTCGTTGTGGGTAATTCACGAAGGAGGTGGTAAGAACAATCAGAgggatttgtgtgtgtgtgtctgtgtgtgtgtgtgtggggaggggagggggggaggaggaggaggagaaaggagggggGCTTAAACCAGCTTCTCCGAAACAATCTGGAAACAAAATGTGCTCTGCAAAGTGTCTGTCAGAGGCAGcggcagcccctctgcctgcGCCAGCGCCGCTCTGCTTCTCCTCCGCTCCCCCCTTCCCCGCTCTCCTCCtcaccgccgccgccgccgccgccgttCCCCGGCGATATCAACGCAGCCTCCTCGCTCCCATACGCCGCGCTAGATCCAACGTGGAAAACCCAAATACCAGTTTCAAACACTTGGGAAACATTCGGCCCCGCCAGCCAGGGCGCATGCGCTCTCTCCCAGCgctgtgtacacacacacacacacacacacactctctctctctctctctctcacacactcACCGCACACACTCAATCCCTTCCCCCGCCCGGAACCTCCGCATATCCATCGTCCCGCCTCCCTTACTCACgtttggggagggagggaaggcgGCGGGGATGCGGACCGAGCCAGGGGGCGGGCGGCGCAGGGCCGGCGTGGGCGTGGGTGAAGGAAGCCCCGGGGAAGGCGGAGGCTCCGGTGAAGTTGTGCGGAGGCTGCGAGGCGAGCGGCCCGCGGGGAGGCTGGGGGGGATTGTGGGGGCAAGTGAATTGCTTTTGCGGTAGGGTACCGGGACTTTGGAGGAGTCTCGCCTCCTGCCAGCTTGCCCCGGGATGGAACGGCTCCGAAGCCCTTCCTAGGAGAGAGGAACACTGAGAACCATGCGACGCCACCCCGCGCAgcgggcagggctgtgcccggcGCGGCGCCGGACGCCGAGGGGAACCGGAGAGCGTTCCGTCCCTCCCTCCTCAGCGGGCACCCGCATCCATTACCCCGCGGCGCCTGACAGCCGCCACAGCCAATCACTGCGCCCCTCGCGTCCCGCCCCGCGGCCCCTCGGCCAATCCCCGCTGTGACACCGCTGCCCGGGATACCGCGCGCCGCGGCAGAGGGGGCGGTAACGCCCGAGGAAAGGGGGCGGGTCTGCGCACGCGCGATTCCTCTGGCGACGGGGAGAAAATGGAGCCGTTAGGGACGCAGCACGACTACGTTTCCCAGCGGTCCCCGGGAGGGTGCGCATGCGCGAGGCCAGGCTAACTGGAAGGCgggagggcaggaaaagggaaggagggagggtgCCCGGGCCAGCGAGCGAGATTGCTGCGGCTCCCTTGTCCCGCGCAGGGGCGAGGGAAGGGTCATCAGGGGACGCCGCCGGGGGCTGCGTTGTAGAGGAGGCTGGTGGCGGAACGCCCCCCCTCCGCATGACTGCCAGCGGAGAGGGCTTAGTGCCGGCAGAAGGGGAGCCTGGGTACAGTCCTGTGCCCCCCGCTCTCTCCCCGACACCGTGTCCCGGCGGTCGTGCGCAGGAACCCCGCTGTCGGTCAGCACTGCCTTTTTGTCCTGGAGTCGCTGCTATGTCCCGGAGCCTGCAGGCACCCGGCTCTGCCAGGATCGGGGAGCGAGTAGCGGGAAAGGCGGGGCTGGAAGGATCTACCCCGGCTCTGCTGAGGCAAAACAACGTGCGCTTTCTgcctcttgttttttttttttttttttttttttttttgcagacgTCACTGGCAATCCCCTAATTTAGGGGAGACTGAGTCATCACTTCTGAGCGCCCAGACTCGCTGGTGCAGTCGCTGCTCAGTGAGGCCCTGACGCTGTGCTCGCTGCAGGAGCGGCGGCCTGGCTGGGCACCTCAGCGTCTGAGCCGCTGCTAAAtgattctgctgctgccctcagctTGGGTGTAACGCACAGAATTAGGGTTCTCAGGGAAGAACAGGCTGCTGTTTAGCAATACTTCCAGTATCCTCCCTCCCATCTTCCAGTGGGAGACATGCACCCAAATACTTTCTGAGGAGTGGAGACGGTACCACAGACCAAACTTTTTGAACTGATACCGACCCGCTGTTTCAGGCAGATGTCAGAGGGAACTTCCTTGTTTTCTGAAGATCCCTGTAAGTTCTCCcgttattttcttcctctcattttctgtttccaggagttgctgtaaaaaaatgagttcctgaaataaataaaacccacatACACAATATCACAGGTTTTTAACTTAGAAACACCATGGCATCTAGGCATTGCTGCAAGACAGTGTTTCTGGACCTGTGTGCTTTGGTTTACTGTGGCATAGAGAGGGAGTTGTCTAATGGCTACACTAGCCTGGGAATAGGTATTGCTATTCCACTTCTAGATTGTTAGCACCTATCTGGTAGTTAAAGCCTTCTTGCCTTCAAGAAGGGGAGCCACTGTCAGCAATTAAAGGTAGTTAACAGTCCCCTGGGTAGTGTAAGAATCCAAGCCAGTAATTATGACTCAGTAGGGGCAAGACAACTGAAAAGAATACAGATGAGTCCTAAAAAGAGTCATTCTTGCAAAAAAGGTAATCATCATTCTAGACACGCACAAGTAATTACACATGTGAATAAAAAATGATTTTGTAAAAGTACCTGCTAATTTACTAAACAGGAACTTTTGTCCCTCCTCTtaatagataaaaaaaaatataggaagGGAAACGCTGAAGTGTAATGGTAGCCTGCTAAATTGCAGCAATACTATCTTTCAACAGAAGGATTGATAGTTTGGATGTGCTGAGTTTAAAGAGCTTGGTATCATCTGTCTCTTAAAAGTGCTGTCTACTAGATCCTCCTCTAATAGCTACTCGTATGTTACTAGAAGAGTGACAGAGAAAACCTTCATGGGACTTTGCACAAGTCCTTGGGACAGGAAGGGACTGAGCTCCCCTGAGAATGCATTTGGTATCCTCTTTGAAGGTCCTCTTTTACAGCTCTTAAAGATGATGCTCAGTGCTTTGTATAGTGCTGTAATCAAATATATACCTGTACCCAGAAATATCAATTCTCTGTACCCCCCTCTAAGCTCAGCAGCAGGTCAGCCATTGTTTTAGGAAGCTGGGTGGGGCGGGTGGGGGGAGAGAAGAATAAAATCAGGTGTATGAGTACATCTCTAGAGTGGAAAGTTTTAGAAGGTATGGAGCTAATGCCCACTGCccacctctgcttttcctccttctcctctgttttcttattttggTCTCTTGCCTCTGAACTACAACAGGTGAGAGATGGGAGATTTTGAATAGAGTTTCAGACGTTCTTTTCATATTAGGGGCCCTTTTCTTACCCTGGAGAAGGATTTGCAAGTAGAAGTGAATGTCATGTATCAAAGAAGGAAGAGACTCCTGggcttaattttctttcctatttccTATATTTGACTAGAGGATAAAAGTATATATCTCTCCTCCTTTGGGTCCCAAGCCCCTTTGCTCTGTTTGTAAGAAATCTTTCCTATTTAGAACCCCACTCTGAGGTCTTCAGAAGTTTCTTGAAGTCGTTGCCTTACTACAGATCTAAACTCACAGCAATTAGAACCAAGGGAACTTACTAGCAGATCAGCAACTTGCACAACTGCTGTGTCATATACATACCATGTGTGTATACACAAAATATACTTCATATAATATAAAGTTGTTAGTAATTATAGTTGTTCCAGTCATTATGGTTATCCCAGCTAATCAGCACAAAGTCCAGCTCACTTGATATGAGGAACATAAAATCCCAAACCTCCAAACGTTCCACAAATGCAAGTACTGCAAAGCTGGTACAAGGAATTCTGGCtgcctcctttctccttctctgccttAGCTGAATATTGCTATATGAAATACTAAGTAATCATTACAGCTGTGTCTCTGTTTATTAGAAAAGACAGTGTCTTCTGATCATTTGTCATTATACTTTATTGTACAGACAAATCAGATAGGTTTATTCCTGCTAATGAATTGCTGTTTCCGCACCATTTAATAGCTTAATCCCTCTTCTATAGTTACATATgcttggagggttttttccttgcttgtttGTCTGTTTATTCTTTATGAAGCTAAATTCATGCTTACGTGGATGATGGCAATAGAATTTTACAAGCTTGTTAATTTTGCTTGTGGTTGTaagttttgaaacaaaagtaCAAACAATAAACATGCAAGATGAGCAGAACTGAGGTTTGCAACTACGAAGACTAGCAGAGTCATGGCTCACCCTCTCATGCAATACACATTGGCTGAGCCCTGGACAGTATATACTGCTTACAGATGTTTATGCCAGAAATACCTGTTCATGTCACCAAATAGTGTTGGATGAATAGATTCtaaaatatggaaaacaaaTCTGGTTGTGTTTGTCCTTTTGCTGCTTCCCAGTAAAGGCTCAAGAACTAAATGTACTTTCCAAATGTCTACCTAACATTGGCCTGCTAATGTTAAACTTCCAAACTTCTCCCTTTTTTATCAGATATTTCACATCTCCTCTGCTTGCCCCAAGGCAGTTGCACTCACTGTCTCTTCTCACACCTGTTTCCTGGCTACtgccttctttttcttgcaCCTGCTGCACTGGTGCAAGAACAGAATTACTGAGCTTAAACAGCATTACACTGACATTAAAGGTCAGCAAAAAATTTTGACTGAAACAAGCAAATGCACATTCTAGTAGAAGGCCAAAGCAAATACATCTGAGTTGTCCCAGAGTGTCAGTGGAATGAACACAGATCAAGGGAAACATTTCCATGGGCTTCACATTCCTTTAGTGAATTCAAGAGAGATACACCTCAGTAGTTGGAAACCACTGACAAAGACACCAATCTGAACCCTCACTGAATTCTTACTAACCCTCAGACTTGTGGTCAGCTGTGGTGCAGGACCCAAGCACTTCCActgaaaaacagggaatgtATGTCAGAGCAGTTGGTGGGTAGCTTTTCTGAACAGTAGTAGGTTGTACTAAGAGCTAATAGATTTCTGGTAAGAGCAAGACAGTTTAATTGGTTATATATGTCCACCACcaatgaattttcttttgcagtgttACTCCCTGTCCCCAGAATTACTCTTTTCAAATAGATTTCTTAAGATGATTTCTCTTTTATAAAGCATACTCTTTACCTCGTGAATGTTTGGTGGAATGGCCACTCAGCATTTACAATATTTCTGAGCCAAGCATTTGTAATAAGATTGAGGCAATTTTTAgtctccttttaaaaatcaaacaagatTCTGAAACAAACGAATAAGCACCtagattttctaaaaataaaaggactATAAAAGTTAAGTCAAAATGTGTCTGATTACAGATTACTACAGAGCCCCAGCAGAAATTCAGGCCACTGCAGTGGATTTAGCTCGTCTTTGCTTTTGGTTTGTATTCTGTTTTTATAACCTTTGCCCCTGTATTTTCTCAGATTCAGCTTCCTTGAGAGGTTTCTGAACTAGAACTTGATGAGAAGGGCCACATATACTGGAAACACATTGCTAACACAGCAAATGCAACCTTTTTCCTCTGTCAGAAATTCTAAGGTGCTGTGGTTGAATTTTTTAGAAGATAAAATACAGCACCTTTAGCAATAGGGGGGCAACtgtaaaaaattacaaagcatGTGTCTCCTAATAAtacatggaaatggaaaatcGGTTTTTAGCTTTATTCATGTCTGATACAAAACATGCTCTGGGATCTTACCTCTGGGGGCAAATCTTACAGGTATTCCTGGAACTGGAAACTGGAAAATACAGAAGCCAGGTGAGCCAAAATCCCCAAAGATTCTCCCTGCTCACCACAGAAAAGttgccagcactgctggtggaTAGCACA
Proteins encoded:
- the ING1 gene encoding inhibitor of growth protein 1 isoform X1, producing MKMLSPANGDQLHLVNYVEDYLDSIESMPFDLQRNVSLMREIDAKYQEILKDLDDYYEKFKRETDAVQKRRMLHCIQRALIRSQELGDEKIQIVSQMVELVENRTRQVDSHVELFETCQETNDTTGNSGKASQDKSKNETIAQAEKPNNKRSRRQRNNENRENASNNHDHDDITSGTPKEKKAKTSKKKKRSKAKAEREASPPDLPIDPNEPTYCLCNQVSYGEMIGCDNDECPIEWFHFSCVGLNHKPKGKWYCPKCRGENEKTMDKALEKSKKERAYNR
- the ING1 gene encoding inhibitor of growth protein 1 isoform X2 — encoded protein: MLHCIQRALIRSQELGDEKIQIVSQMVELVENRTRQVDSHVELFETCQETNDTTGNSGKASQDKSKNETIAQAEKPNNKRSRRQRNNENRENASNNHDHDDITSGTPKEKKAKTSKKKKRSKAKAEREASPPDLPIDPNEPTYCLCNQVSYGEMIGCDNDECPIEWFHFSCVGLNHKPKGKWYCPKCRGENEKTMDKALEKSKKERAYNR